The proteins below come from a single Nostoc sp. KVJ3 genomic window:
- the ppk1 gene encoding polyphosphate kinase 1, which yields MAKSKKSSTPINLSDPQYYLNRELSWLEFNGRVLHEACDDRTPLLERLKFLGIFNSNLDEFFMVRVAGLKQQVEAKVSLLTPDGRTPQQQLDDIRSTLTPYVKKEHQHFEEILRPLLASRGIHILDYIDLNQKQRTYLNSYFQEQVFPVLTPLAVDPSHPFPFISNLSLNLAVVVKNPEEEELFARVKVPSVLPRFLPIPPELGDYNSEKPAHWTGVPLEQVIAHNLESLFPGMNIQEYHPFRITRDADLILEEDEADDLLLAIEQELRKRRLGGSPVRLEIQSQTPEAVRSRLLQDLELTENDLYEVDGLLGLRDLMYFMALPLPELKDPPRQSVVPLRLQRLKEPNLDPDVVETDEGKDFFAVIREKDLLVHHPYQSFSETVVRFITHAAYDPNVLAIKMTLYRTSGDSPIVNALIAAAENDKQVSVLVELKARFDEENNIYWAKRLERVGVHVVYGLVGLKTHSKTVMVVRREKDQIRRYVHIGTGNYNPKTARLYTDLGLFSCREELGADITDLFNFLTGYSLQKSYRQLLVAPVNMRDRFLALIHREIENVQNGFTGRIVAKMNSLVDPEIIATLYEASRAGVQIDLIVRGVCCLRPGLKDISENIRIISIVGRFLEHSRIYYFHNNTQEEIYIGSADWMRRNLDRRVEVITPVKDPDIAKDLQEIMGIMIADNRQAWELQADGTYIQRRPYDDSPEANSQTILMNMALRSTGVV from the coding sequence ATGGCAAAATCTAAGAAAAGCTCTACCCCTATCAATCTTAGCGATCCACAATATTATCTTAACCGAGAGTTAAGCTGGCTAGAATTTAATGGCAGGGTGTTACATGAAGCCTGTGACGATCGCACGCCCCTTCTCGAACGCCTCAAGTTTTTGGGAATTTTCAACTCTAATTTGGATGAGTTTTTTATGGTGCGGGTTGCTGGTTTAAAGCAACAAGTCGAGGCGAAAGTCAGCCTGTTAACTCCCGATGGTCGGACACCACAACAACAGCTAGATGATATTAGGTCTACCTTGACTCCTTATGTCAAGAAAGAGCATCAACATTTTGAGGAAATACTTCGTCCCTTACTAGCGAGTCGGGGCATTCATATTCTGGATTATATAGATTTGAATCAAAAACAGCGGACTTATCTCAATAGCTATTTTCAGGAACAAGTCTTTCCAGTTTTGACTCCTCTAGCTGTCGATCCTAGTCATCCCTTTCCTTTTATTTCCAATCTCAGTCTGAATCTGGCTGTTGTGGTCAAGAATCCAGAGGAAGAAGAATTATTTGCCAGAGTCAAAGTTCCCAGTGTTCTACCACGATTTTTACCGATCCCGCCGGAACTCGGAGATTACAATAGCGAAAAACCTGCTCACTGGACAGGAGTACCTTTAGAACAGGTAATCGCTCATAACTTGGAATCCCTATTTCCAGGGATGAACATTCAAGAATATCATCCATTTCGCATTACCCGCGATGCTGATTTGATTCTAGAAGAAGATGAAGCAGATGATTTGCTGTTAGCGATCGAACAGGAATTAAGAAAACGGCGGCTGGGTGGAAGTCCAGTCCGGCTAGAAATTCAATCCCAGACTCCTGAAGCAGTGCGATCGCGATTATTGCAAGATTTGGAATTAACAGAAAACGATCTCTACGAAGTAGACGGACTTTTAGGACTGCGGGATTTAATGTATTTTATGGCATTACCACTGCCAGAACTCAAAGATCCACCACGCCAATCTGTTGTACCATTACGCCTACAAAGGTTGAAGGAACCGAATTTAGATCCAGATGTTGTGGAGACAGACGAGGGGAAAGACTTTTTTGCGGTGATTCGGGAAAAGGATCTACTGGTACACCATCCCTATCAATCCTTTTCGGAAACAGTTGTCCGCTTTATTACCCATGCTGCTTACGATCCGAATGTGTTAGCCATCAAGATGACCCTATATCGGACTTCTGGTGACTCGCCCATTGTGAATGCCTTGATTGCGGCTGCCGAAAATGATAAACAGGTATCTGTACTGGTGGAATTAAAGGCGCGATTTGATGAGGAGAATAATATTTACTGGGCAAAACGACTAGAAAGAGTTGGAGTGCATGTTGTCTATGGTTTAGTGGGGCTGAAAACCCACAGTAAAACCGTTATGGTGGTACGGCGCGAAAAAGACCAAATACGTCGCTACGTACATATTGGTACTGGTAACTATAACCCCAAAACGGCAAGGCTGTACACAGATTTGGGATTATTTAGTTGTCGGGAAGAATTAGGTGCTGACATCACAGATTTATTTAATTTCTTGACAGGATACTCCCTGCAAAAGTCTTATCGACAGTTGCTGGTTGCGCCTGTGAATATGCGCGATCGCTTTTTGGCACTAATTCACCGCGAAATCGAAAATGTTCAAAATGGATTTACTGGACGCATTGTTGCTAAAATGAATTCCCTGGTCGATCCAGAAATTATCGCTACTTTATATGAAGCTTCCCGCGCCGGAGTGCAAATCGATCTAATTGTCAGGGGCGTTTGCTGTTTGCGCCCAGGACTCAAAGATATTAGTGAAAACATTCGCATCATTAGCATTGTTGGTCGCTTTTTAGAACACTCTCGCATTTATTATTTTCATAACAATACACAGGAGGAAATCTATATCGGCAGCGCCGACTGGATGCGTCGCAACCTAGATCGCCGAGTCGAAGTAATTACCCCAGTAAAAGACCCAGATATTGCAAAAGATTTGCAAGAAATTATGGGAATTATGATTGCAGATAACCGCCAAGCTTGGGAATTACAAGCCGATGGCACTTACATCCAACGCCGTCCTTATGATGATTCTCCAGAAGCTAATTCACAAACAATTCTGATGAATATGGCATTACGCTCAACTGGTGTAGTCTAA
- a CDS encoding DUF2854 domain-containing protein: MLRQISLGTLGLTIGGILTIIGFVAYADNNATLNLVGFFYGIPLLLGGLALKANELKPVPFSQTTSPSALILREQQATDTQNKIRKDITRYCYGQDAHLDTTLSFLGLSPTDQERPIVTGLREIEVNGNYALILEFDSPLIPIDVWQKKQEKMTNYFGPGLEIQITQPSENTIELGLINTPKESLVSSQ; the protein is encoded by the coding sequence ATGCTCCGCCAAATCTCCTTGGGAACACTCGGTTTAACTATCGGTGGTATATTAACTATAATTGGCTTCGTTGCCTATGCTGATAATAATGCCACACTCAATCTTGTCGGATTTTTTTATGGGATTCCTCTATTGTTGGGAGGACTGGCACTAAAAGCTAATGAACTTAAGCCAGTACCATTTAGCCAAACTACATCACCGTCGGCATTGATATTACGAGAACAGCAAGCAACTGATACTCAAAATAAAATTCGCAAAGACATCACCCGATATTGTTACGGTCAAGATGCTCATCTAGATACAACACTTTCTTTTCTAGGTTTGAGTCCTACAGATCAGGAACGGCCAATAGTTACAGGATTGCGAGAAATAGAAGTTAATGGTAACTATGCCCTAATTTTAGAATTTGATTCACCGCTAATACCAATTGATGTGTGGCAAAAAAAGCAAGAAAAAATGACTAATTATTTTGGCCCAGGACTGGAGATTCAAATAACGCAGCCATCTGAAAACACAATTGAGTTAGGGCTGATCAATACTCCAAAAGAGTCACTAGTCAGCAGTCAATAA
- a CDS encoding chlororespiratory reduction protein 7 — translation MPDSLMYQQDHFVVLETNQPEQFLTPTELLEKLKNTLKQLIIKDLPPDLQKFDTLEAQAQYLIDTTCELDIAPGQYLQWYAVRLEK, via the coding sequence ATGCCAGACTCATTAATGTATCAGCAAGATCACTTTGTTGTTCTAGAAACAAATCAACCAGAACAATTTCTGACACCAACAGAATTATTAGAAAAGCTCAAAAACACTCTCAAGCAACTGATAATTAAAGATTTGCCACCTGATTTGCAAAAGTTTGATACTTTGGAAGCTCAAGCACAATATTTAATCGACACTACTTGCGAATTAGATATTGCTCCTGGGCAATATTTACAATGGTATGCAGTTCGTTTAGAAAAGTAA
- a CDS encoding response regulator transcription factor has product MLMLSCELSTLRVLVVDDHELTRLTLQLVFSCQENIQVVGLASNGEEAIEMVKRCHPDVIVLDLQMPVMDGWSASSHIKAISPNTQILAYSSVEDVNSQGTKAMASFDDVCKKDVPTSELIALVRQLGQRAGDGSIPG; this is encoded by the coding sequence ATGTTAATGTTATCCTGTGAGCTTTCTACCTTGCGTGTTCTAGTAGTTGATGACCACGAACTGACTCGTTTAACCTTACAATTGGTTTTTTCTTGCCAAGAAAATATTCAAGTAGTGGGTTTAGCCAGTAACGGTGAAGAAGCTATAGAAATGGTTAAACGTTGCCATCCTGACGTGATTGTTCTAGATTTACAGATGCCAGTCATGGATGGCTGGAGTGCGTCTAGTCACATTAAAGCTATATCTCCCAATACTCAGATCCTTGCTTACTCCTCAGTAGAAGATGTAAATTCTCAGGGGACAAAGGCAATGGCTAGCTTTGATGACGTTTGCAAGAAAGATGTCCCTACAAGCGAACTAATTGCCTTAGTCAGGCAGTTAGGTCAGCGTGCAGGAGATGGTTCAATTCCAGGATAA